From Pseudothermotoga thermarum DSM 5069, a single genomic window includes:
- a CDS encoding ABC transporter permease, with the protein MESLIREIRAAGAFITRNLHLTKRYFKWELVFFAYTVANTVTMGFIGKGAVQFGATIDVNYLVLYMLIGSILWGYLSVLFEIIAETVAWERWEDTIEYTFMAPVSRVTHLLSTCMYSVVYGILRSALILVIVALMFKLDLSKANFAGAAVVLAASSISFIGLGVMGAVLPLISPEKGVQVVHIFQALLLMFSGVYYEITVLPNWMQAVAKFSPATYALRGMRNALLEGKNVAQLWNEIFPLLLFGLVLLPLGIFVFSKVELYAKKKGLLKRHG; encoded by the coding sequence ATGGAGAGTCTGATCAGAGAAATAAGGGCAGCAGGAGCTTTCATAACGAGGAATCTTCATCTGACAAAAAGGTATTTCAAATGGGAGCTGGTGTTCTTTGCTTATACGGTTGCAAACACCGTAACCATGGGATTCATCGGCAAAGGTGCGGTCCAGTTTGGTGCAACAATTGATGTGAATTATCTTGTACTTTATATGCTCATTGGTTCAATACTTTGGGGATATCTTTCTGTTCTTTTTGAAATAATAGCAGAAACAGTGGCGTGGGAAAGATGGGAAGACACAATTGAATATACCTTCATGGCACCGGTGAGTAGAGTAACGCATTTGCTTAGCACGTGCATGTACAGTGTTGTGTATGGGATCTTAAGAAGTGCACTGATACTCGTTATCGTAGCTTTGATGTTCAAATTGGATTTATCGAAAGCTAATTTTGCAGGAGCAGCAGTTGTTTTGGCGGCGAGTTCGATATCGTTCATAGGTCTTGGCGTAATGGGTGCGGTTTTACCGTTGATTTCACCTGAAAAGGGAGTGCAAGTTGTTCACATTTTTCAGGCTTTGCTGTTGATGTTTTCTGGCGTTTATTACGAGATAACGGTGCTTCCAAATTGGATGCAAGCTGTTGCGAAGTTTTCCCCCGCGACTTATGCTCTTAGAGGCATGAGGAATGCTTTGCTTGAAGGAAAAAATGTGGCACAACTTTGGAATGAAATATTTCCATTGCTTTTGTTTGGTTTGGTATTACTTCCACTTGGTATCTTTGTGTTCTCCAAAGTAGAGCTTTATGCAAAAAAGAAAGGATTGTTGAAAAGACATGGTTGA
- a CDS encoding ABC transporter ATP-binding protein → MGILLAIKALNVTKVFRREKNDLIYAVNNVSFEVEEGEIFGILGPNGSGKSTLIRLISTLLIPDSGTIEVFGKDVVKEAHEVRKYIHRVSAEAGLFKKLSAYENLLFSAGIYGLSKKEAYEKINEIASLIGLDKKRLNDPIEQFSRGMQQKVSIARAFLTQPKLLLLDEPTTGLDPRAKLEVHALIRKANKQGSTILLSTHDMNEAYELCDRVMIIFNGRIVVIGDPKELVRNMREKYQDATLETVFLEYTGYDFSEVDVEEVG, encoded by the coding sequence GTGGGAATTTTGTTGGCCATCAAGGCATTGAACGTGACAAAGGTTTTCAGAAGAGAGAAAAACGATTTAATTTATGCTGTGAACAATGTTTCTTTTGAGGTTGAAGAAGGTGAAATATTCGGTATTCTTGGTCCTAATGGATCGGGTAAGTCGACGTTGATTAGGCTTATTTCAACTCTTTTGATACCCGACAGTGGCACCATAGAAGTTTTTGGAAAAGATGTGGTGAAAGAAGCGCACGAGGTTAGAAAATACATTCACAGAGTTTCCGCCGAAGCTGGACTTTTCAAAAAACTTTCGGCGTATGAGAATTTGTTGTTCTCGGCTGGAATTTACGGTTTAAGCAAAAAAGAGGCCTACGAGAAAATCAACGAAATAGCTTCGTTGATAGGACTTGATAAAAAAAGGCTCAACGATCCGATTGAACAGTTTTCAAGAGGTATGCAACAAAAAGTATCCATTGCAAGGGCTTTTCTAACTCAACCAAAATTGCTGCTACTCGACGAACCGACGACAGGGCTCGATCCGCGTGCAAAATTGGAGGTTCACGCCCTTATAAGAAAGGCAAACAAGCAAGGCAGCACCATACTTCTTTCAACACACGATATGAACGAGGCTTATGAGCTTTGTGACAGAGTGATGATAATTTTCAACGGCAGGATAGTTGTGATAGGTGATCCAAAAGAATTGGTTAGAAACATGAGGGAAAAATATCAGGATGCAACTTTGGAAACAGTATTTTTGGAATACACTGGTTATGACTTTTCCGAGGTAGATGTTGAGGAGGTCGGATGA
- a CDS encoding RluA family pseudouridine synthase, whose translation MEFKVGKSEANQRLDLFLLAKLPVKFSRSYIQKAIKEGKVKVNQKVQKPSYKVKPGDVIFVEEPAVELKPIAVEPEPIHLDILYEDHDIIVVNKPAGMVVHPIPAHMTGTLVNALLYHCKDLQGIGGELRPGIVHRLDKDTSGVIVVAKNDLAHQSLSKQFKDRKVFKMYFALVQGCVKNDEGEIQLSLARHPVHRIKMTVSETGRKSITLYKVLKRFKDLATLVVAYPKTGRTHQIRVHMKFIGHPIIGDPLYGKKSFEGIERQMLHAARLGFFHPRTGEYVQFTAPLPEDFKQAIRMIHRMCLQ comes from the coding sequence ATGGAATTTAAAGTCGGCAAAAGCGAAGCCAACCAAAGGTTGGATTTGTTTTTGCTGGCAAAGCTTCCAGTGAAGTTTTCAAGAAGTTACATACAGAAAGCCATAAAAGAAGGCAAAGTGAAGGTCAACCAAAAAGTTCAAAAACCAAGTTACAAGGTTAAACCCGGAGATGTTATTTTTGTGGAAGAACCAGCAGTTGAGTTGAAACCTATCGCTGTTGAGCCTGAGCCGATCCATCTGGATATTCTATACGAAGATCACGATATAATCGTTGTCAACAAGCCGGCTGGGATGGTTGTCCATCCGATCCCAGCTCACATGACTGGTACCCTTGTCAATGCTTTGCTTTACCATTGTAAGGATTTGCAAGGAATTGGTGGGGAGCTTCGACCTGGCATAGTTCACAGGCTTGACAAAGATACGTCTGGGGTAATAGTTGTGGCAAAGAATGATTTGGCTCATCAAAGCTTGTCGAAACAGTTCAAAGATAGAAAGGTTTTCAAAATGTACTTTGCATTGGTTCAAGGTTGTGTGAAAAACGATGAAGGTGAAATACAGCTTTCACTTGCTAGGCATCCAGTTCACCGTATCAAAATGACTGTTTCTGAAACAGGAAGAAAATCGATTACTCTATACAAAGTTTTAAAACGCTTCAAAGACCTTGCAACATTGGTTGTGGCTTATCCAAAAACGGGAAGAACTCATCAAATAAGAGTACACATGAAGTTCATTGGCCATCCTATCATTGGAGATCCGTTGTACGGGAAAAAGAGTTTTGAAGGCATAGAACGTCAGATGCTTCATGCCGCAAGACTTGGTTTTTTCCATCCAAGAACAGGAGAGTATGTGCAGTTTACAGCACCCCTGCCGGAGGATTTCAAACAAGCCATAAGGATGATTCATAGGATGTGTCTTCAATGA
- a CDS encoding CheR family methyltransferase, with amino-acid sequence MQDFLSQFSGELPMEEFEWFIKEIHRYFNLDLSGYKPHRLKRRIEILIRKYKLNSYKDYLKLLLSDPKVKDEFFDRLTINVTEFFRNPEKWWELRDKFLPELLASSKGRFKAWSAGCASGEEPYSLAILLEELKAPPTAYVLATDIDDKALEEAENGIYEPRSMVSTPKAYIDKYFDIIDGRYKVKDNVKKRVQFKKHNLLQDPFPDSLDLIICRNVVIYFEQAAKDMLYKNFAKALRIGGYLFVGSTERIFNYDELGLKIASPFIYQRVR; translated from the coding sequence ATGCAGGATTTTCTTTCCCAATTTTCTGGTGAACTTCCGATGGAGGAGTTTGAGTGGTTCATAAAGGAGATCCACAGGTATTTCAACCTTGATTTGTCTGGCTATAAACCCCACAGGTTAAAACGAAGGATTGAAATACTTATCAGAAAGTACAAGTTAAACTCTTACAAAGATTATTTGAAACTACTTCTATCCGACCCCAAAGTTAAGGATGAATTTTTCGATAGATTGACGATAAATGTCACCGAGTTTTTTAGAAACCCAGAAAAGTGGTGGGAATTAAGGGATAAATTCTTGCCAGAACTTTTGGCTTCCAGCAAAGGAAGGTTTAAGGCATGGAGCGCAGGATGTGCCAGTGGAGAAGAACCTTATTCGCTTGCAATTCTTTTGGAGGAATTGAAAGCTCCGCCAACGGCGTATGTACTCGCAACTGATATAGATGATAAAGCTCTTGAAGAGGCGGAAAATGGCATCTATGAACCCAGATCGATGGTGAGTACTCCTAAAGCTTATATCGATAAGTACTTTGACATTATCGATGGTCGTTATAAGGTCAAAGATAATGTGAAAAAAAGGGTGCAATTTAAAAAGCATAATTTACTTCAAGATCCATTTCCAGACTCCTTGGATTTGATAATCTGTCGCAACGTTGTAATATATTTCGAGCAAGCAGCTAAAGACATGCTTTACAAAAATTTTGCCAAGGCTTTGAGGATTGGAGGGTATCTTTTTGTAGGAAGCACTGAAAGAATATTCAACTATGACGAACTTGGCTTAAAAATTGCCTCACCTTTCATCTATCAAAGGGTGAGATGA
- a CDS encoding response regulator, which produces MAKKILVVDDSDVLRKIVVFNLQKEGYSVFEARNGVEALQLVEQIKPDLVILDVMMPEMDGFEVLRRLRSNPAYNSIFVIMLTAKGGEEDPKIAASLGANGFLTKPFSPVKLLEEVRRVVGE; this is translated from the coding sequence ATGGCAAAGAAAATATTGGTTGTTGATGATTCTGATGTGCTGAGAAAAATAGTTGTTTTTAACCTTCAAAAAGAAGGTTATTCAGTGTTTGAAGCAAGAAACGGTGTTGAGGCATTACAACTTGTTGAACAAATTAAACCAGATCTTGTAATCCTTGACGTTATGATGCCAGAGATGGATGGTTTTGAAGTACTACGAAGGCTTAGATCAAATCCAGCTTACAATTCGATTTTTGTTATAATGTTGACTGCAAAAGGTGGAGAAGAAGATCCAAAAATTGCTGCTAGTCTTGGAGCAAATGGCTTTCTTACAAAACCTTTCAGTCCGGTGAAGTTGCTGGAAGAGGTTCGGAGAGTGGTTGGTGAGTGA
- a CDS encoding HD domain-containing protein codes for MYHKVSRDPIHSEIALFPLEILSIDTRPVQRLRSLSQLVGAELVYPGASHTRFAHSLGVMHIAGIYANRLFKDQSKIRIIRLAGLLHDIGHGPFSHQFDDVVYKRMQIKDGHDQYREKLLLELMPYELMECFLRIPDPRMREAVAEDLKITMKTDKISEKTFYLLMQKVNEIFEGESTGTVEFNIVQGPLGADRLDFLLRDAYYCGTSDFGVSAVDRLIRNSYIKVFGQKQILCYDVKVLDQIYASLFSRFMMYKNVYFHKTSRAADLMIQEILSLIYEPLRLEEKVKDLQKFLDLTDQSIMYMVISQFEKLLQKYTCDEQQILSGNVALTSEEEKLVKAYKLVRRYQKRDLWKVVVEVIFSTQGVDPSIVCSAVVEDTLKKIKEGINQVLSKSKELSSEDRKQLVRIFEKFDEIFKPDTPYKLSLMHPEEFLKSNVYLYDSKKDEILTFDDYMKRYPAYKIMENNLLQIVRIYATEDVRELLKKYNIIPSGTLELTTRW; via the coding sequence GTGTACCACAAGGTGTCACGTGATCCAATACATTCTGAAATAGCACTTTTTCCGTTGGAGATATTATCGATTGACACAAGACCTGTTCAAAGGCTAAGAAGCTTATCACAACTTGTCGGCGCTGAATTGGTTTATCCTGGAGCGAGTCATACTCGATTTGCACACTCACTTGGAGTGATGCACATAGCTGGCATTTATGCGAACCGACTTTTCAAGGACCAATCGAAAATCAGAATCATTCGTCTTGCAGGCTTGTTGCACGACATTGGGCATGGGCCTTTTAGCCACCAATTTGACGACGTAGTTTACAAAAGGATGCAGATAAAAGACGGGCATGACCAATACAGAGAGAAGCTACTGCTTGAATTGATGCCATACGAATTGATGGAATGTTTTTTGAGAATCCCCGATCCAAGGATGAGGGAAGCCGTCGCAGAAGACTTGAAAATTACCATGAAAACCGATAAGATTTCTGAAAAAACATTCTACTTGCTGATGCAAAAGGTCAACGAAATTTTCGAAGGTGAATCAACTGGTACTGTGGAATTCAACATCGTACAAGGTCCTCTCGGAGCAGACAGGTTAGATTTCCTGCTAAGGGATGCTTATTATTGCGGAACAAGCGATTTTGGTGTTAGCGCTGTGGATCGTCTCATCAGGAACTCTTACATCAAAGTTTTTGGTCAAAAGCAAATTCTTTGTTATGATGTAAAGGTTTTAGACCAAATATATGCAAGCTTGTTCAGCAGATTCATGATGTACAAAAATGTCTATTTTCACAAAACCTCAAGGGCTGCTGACTTAATGATTCAGGAGATACTCTCCTTGATTTACGAACCACTGCGATTGGAAGAAAAGGTCAAAGATTTGCAAAAATTTCTCGATTTAACGGATCAATCAATAATGTACATGGTGATATCGCAATTTGAAAAACTTCTTCAAAAATACACTTGCGACGAACAGCAGATTTTATCCGGAAACGTGGCTTTGACTTCGGAAGAAGAAAAACTTGTTAAGGCTTACAAATTGGTGAGACGCTATCAAAAAAGAGATCTTTGGAAGGTTGTTGTTGAGGTGATTTTCTCCACCCAAGGCGTTGATCCATCCATAGTCTGCAGTGCCGTTGTGGAAGATACGTTGAAGAAAATTAAAGAAGGCATCAACCAAGTTCTCAGCAAATCAAAAGAACTTTCGTCTGAAGATAGGAAACAACTCGTTAGAATTTTCGAAAAGTTCGACGAAATATTCAAACCAGATACACCTTACAAGTTGTCTTTAATGCATCCAGAAGAATTTCTAAAAAGCAACGTATACCTTTATGATTCTAAAAAAGACGAAATACTTACCTTTGATGATTACATGAAACGTTATCCGGCTTACAAGATAATGGAAAACAACCTTTTGCAAATCGTGAGAATTTATGCAACTGAAGATGTCAGAGAACTGTTGAAAAAATACAACATAATTCCAAGCGGAACGCTAGAGCTAACCACAAGATGGTGA
- a CDS encoding PP2C family protein-serine/threonine phosphatase, with protein MTDLENLRKRVSKIKDLSKDKPIGPNEIFPLIDDLMREIERNQAQQMKMMEEYLEELSKTYQEISTLFELNNLFSSVIDPREKLEEMSELLLQTISFCGIVIDLKLPDQEIHFEQKIDVSDEIFQHAKYLVSNLEEKVLLLEPSDRDPLISNLLSVPVKSMKSIWGRITLVEKKNGIYTAADRKILEAAAQQLAAVCERNLRLRQEVERERLKRELEIARQIQKRLLPVDPPKIPFAELKAYSEPAVQVGGDYYDFMVRGEKLMVCVADVSGKGIPAALLMTSFRSALRTLAAAPKNISELASQLNSIFCEDLEEDRFVTGVFCCFNKAGEVEIVNAGHNPVLIYRSGKVEVINAHDLPLGIVSNFVYQSERVSLRPGDVILLYTDGVIEAKNASGEEYGLERLIEVFQSSVNFPAERIAKEIEKDLLRFVGDCPQHDDTTIVVVKYLGEKS; from the coding sequence GTGACGGATTTGGAAAATTTAAGAAAAAGGGTTTCAAAAATTAAGGATTTGTCAAAAGATAAGCCGATCGGTCCAAATGAAATTTTTCCGCTGATTGACGATTTGATGAGAGAAATAGAGAGAAATCAAGCACAGCAGATGAAAATGATGGAAGAATACTTGGAGGAACTTTCGAAGACTTATCAAGAGATCAGTACACTTTTTGAGCTGAACAATCTTTTTTCCAGTGTCATAGATCCAAGAGAAAAACTGGAAGAAATGAGTGAGCTTTTGTTGCAAACAATTTCATTTTGTGGAATAGTAATCGACTTAAAACTGCCAGATCAAGAAATTCACTTTGAGCAAAAAATAGACGTAAGTGACGAGATATTTCAACATGCAAAATATCTTGTTTCAAATCTAGAAGAAAAAGTTTTGCTCTTAGAACCATCGGACAGGGATCCGTTGATATCCAATTTGTTATCTGTACCAGTGAAAAGCATGAAATCCATTTGGGGAAGAATAACTCTTGTCGAAAAAAAGAATGGTATATATACAGCTGCGGATAGAAAAATCCTTGAAGCTGCTGCACAACAACTTGCGGCTGTGTGTGAAAGAAACCTGAGACTCAGACAAGAAGTTGAACGTGAGAGGCTTAAAAGAGAACTTGAAATAGCACGGCAGATTCAAAAGCGCTTGCTTCCAGTTGATCCTCCAAAAATTCCTTTTGCAGAACTTAAAGCTTACAGCGAACCTGCCGTCCAAGTTGGCGGAGATTACTATGATTTCATGGTTCGAGGAGAAAAATTGATGGTTTGTGTTGCCGATGTTTCTGGAAAAGGCATACCAGCAGCTCTTTTGATGACGTCGTTCAGAAGCGCTTTGAGAACACTTGCTGCTGCCCCGAAAAACATCTCTGAACTCGCGTCACAGTTAAATTCGATCTTCTGTGAAGATCTTGAAGAAGACAGATTCGTGACGGGGGTTTTTTGCTGTTTTAACAAAGCTGGCGAGGTAGAAATCGTGAATGCGGGTCATAACCCAGTTTTGATTTATCGTTCTGGAAAAGTTGAAGTGATAAATGCACACGATTTACCGTTAGGTATTGTTTCAAATTTTGTATACCAGTCAGAAAGAGTTTCTTTAAGACCTGGTGATGTTATTTTACTTTACACCGATGGAGTAATCGAAGCAAAAAATGCTTCTGGTGAAGAATACGGTTTGGAGAGGCTAATTGAGGTTTTCCAATCTTCAGTGAACTTTCCAGCCGAGCGAATTGCAAAGGAAATTGAGAAAGATTTGCTAAGATTTGTTGGTGATTGTCCTCAACACGATGATACCACAATTGTGGTGGTAAAATATCTTGGAGAAAAATCTTAG
- the lspA gene encoding signal peptidase II → MFWVILVLLIDQLSKALVERFLIGPVFVIPGFLWLTYTRNTGIAFGMFSKSSWIIWVILSVTICLALIPYFVKVKTLTKVGLEMIVAGSIANNFVDRIRLGYVVDFINLRFFPAVFNFADVFITIGGFLVVLSLLRGEKDGI, encoded by the coding sequence ATGTTTTGGGTAATCTTGGTTTTGTTGATCGATCAGCTTTCAAAAGCTCTTGTTGAGCGTTTTTTGATCGGACCTGTGTTCGTAATCCCGGGATTTTTGTGGTTGACCTACACCAGGAACACGGGTATAGCTTTTGGCATGTTTTCAAAATCTTCGTGGATCATCTGGGTTATATTGTCGGTGACGATTTGTCTTGCTTTGATACCTTACTTTGTTAAGGTTAAAACTTTGACAAAAGTTGGACTTGAAATGATAGTCGCTGGATCGATTGCGAACAACTTTGTGGACAGGATAAGACTCGGCTACGTGGTGGATTTCATAAATCTTCGCTTTTTTCCAGCAGTTTTTAATTTTGCCGACGTTTTCATAACAATAGGTGGTTTTCTCGTCGTTTTAAGCTTGTTAAGAGGGGAAAAGGATGGAATTTAA
- a CDS encoding TIGR03936 family radical SAM-associated protein → MHVVIKYKKYGLLRFLSAIETANAIERHLRRTGLKMVFSQGFHRKPRISYLDPTPTGVVNLALYVRVEVETFCEKLLDELKKTALPKLYPVSLWWTEVDPNRVVTGYSYRIILDEDCVDLSNYDENKPLKTDKKEGKVGEFFQNLRFKKVGRFLILEYTQTRNKLLHPMYLCKMLMVKEPSVFIVQRTEALCGGKALSELLEESYGKENIGC, encoded by the coding sequence GTGCATGTAGTTATCAAATACAAGAAATATGGGCTTTTAAGATTTCTTTCGGCAATAGAGACCGCTAATGCCATAGAAAGGCATTTGAGACGAACTGGTTTGAAAATGGTTTTCAGTCAAGGGTTTCACAGAAAACCAAGAATTTCTTACCTTGACCCGACACCGACTGGTGTGGTAAATTTAGCTTTGTATGTCCGTGTTGAGGTTGAAACGTTTTGCGAAAAACTTTTGGATGAACTTAAGAAAACCGCTTTACCCAAGCTTTATCCAGTGAGTTTGTGGTGGACTGAGGTTGATCCAAATAGGGTTGTGACCGGGTACAGTTATAGGATAATATTGGATGAAGACTGCGTGGATCTTTCAAATTACGATGAAAATAAACCGCTTAAAACTGACAAGAAAGAAGGTAAAGTCGGAGAATTTTTCCAAAACCTACGCTTTAAAAAAGTTGGGCGTTTTCTCATCTTGGAGTATACCCAAACAAGAAACAAATTGCTGCATCCTATGTATCTATGCAAGATGTTGATGGTTAAAGAACCATCCGTTTTCATCGTTCAACGTACAGAAGCGTTGTGTGGTGGCAAAGCTTTGAGTGAACTGTTGGAGGAAAGTTATGGCAAAGAAAATATTGGTTGTTGA
- a CDS encoding YebC/PmpR family DNA-binding transcriptional regulator — protein MSGHNKWANIKHRKMAQDAKRSQLFTKLIREIIVAARLGGGNPETNPRLRAAIEKAREASMPKENIEKAIKRGTGELEGADYQEIIYEAYAPGGVALYIRTLTDNKNRTAQELRHVLSRHGGSLADLGAVSWIFERKGVITVPRSQVANVEELMMLAIDAGAEDIDDSDDPIRIITAPDDLMKVKEVLDQNGYKSEASISYIPKNTVKVSGKDAERVLALLNALEDMDDVQEVYSNFEMDDAEMEAILSQMNQ, from the coding sequence GTGTCAGGTCACAACAAGTGGGCGAATATAAAACATAGGAAAATGGCACAGGATGCGAAAAGATCACAACTTTTCACAAAGCTCATCCGAGAAATAATAGTTGCAGCAAGACTTGGAGGAGGTAACCCAGAAACAAATCCAAGGCTTAGAGCAGCTATAGAAAAAGCCAGAGAGGCAAGCATGCCAAAGGAAAACATTGAAAAAGCCATCAAAAGAGGTACAGGAGAACTTGAAGGAGCCGACTATCAAGAAATAATTTACGAAGCCTATGCCCCAGGTGGAGTTGCATTGTACATCAGAACTTTGACAGACAACAAGAATAGAACCGCCCAAGAACTAAGGCATGTTTTAAGCAGGCACGGAGGTAGTTTAGCAGATCTTGGTGCGGTCAGCTGGATCTTTGAAAGAAAAGGGGTAATAACTGTACCAAGATCTCAAGTTGCAAACGTTGAGGAACTCATGATGTTGGCTATCGACGCTGGAGCTGAAGATATAGACGATTCCGATGATCCAATTAGAATCATCACCGCTCCTGATGATTTGATGAAGGTTAAAGAAGTTCTTGATCAAAACGGCTACAAATCCGAAGCAAGCATATCGTACATACCCAAGAACACCGTGAAAGTCTCTGGAAAAGATGCGGAAAGGGTTTTGGCTTTGTTGAATGCTCTTGAAGACATGGACGACGTTCAAGAAGTCTACTCTAACTTCGAAATGGACGATGCAGAAATGGAAGCCATTCTTTCTCAGATGAATCAATAG